A window from Shewanella livingstonensis encodes these proteins:
- a CDS encoding DnaJ-like cysteine-rich domain-containing protein codes for MSKLEKFQRFIRSNGKNLTGVDVPVTLSNEQTKLPQLKFTFGWTIEIGVSKHEHGGHRPSGINSGSASNAQDHARDKAKEYVSGLNPLFNERFLKILGPDISSNFLIRNRGLNSAPETYVGNKVCYGCNGSGNQSCSSCYGSGSNSCGGCNGSGRVSASRYDSYNNRTVYTSESCSSCWGSGKKTCYTCNGSGSVTCGTCNGGGYLYYSYTIDGDAKRSTKWAYNSSDYHEWTSDFVKNNGLDLVYNLTEITEVDVEGALDGCTFIYAFTAKLPTLQFTATIDKVDTKMCFAGKKDTTHNAGGVYDPAVWSVAQKIAGGSQSADKVALATPAIKNIIEANATNTQIALLDENWVSTDIKDAVISNYHNLVAQLKKQSVKGIAPNMLLSLIKYTYLFFTLGMLIALLFPSFAADSGSRMSVTQLPEWMMALLTLKFGLFGLPVLANYAFVLGLLWLSYKSVTILYWKNISKAKIWILAISITLLLPHIAFTLYYNTMELLEHSPAIASTLVCGSLFVGVYLVIIAMKWPQQWYKKLFGLIAGIGLYGALQYGLYLINPTYGFIANHANYANEVAKLLSSGVGFMANNLFEWGLLSVCCTYFLTRRKFWLKAKTIVADYDSPVLLKSMNMDK; via the coding sequence GTGAGTAAATTAGAAAAATTCCAACGTTTTATTCGTAGCAACGGTAAGAATCTAACTGGTGTCGATGTTCCAGTGACATTAAGCAACGAACAAACAAAGCTTCCACAACTTAAATTTACCTTTGGTTGGACGATTGAAATTGGTGTGAGTAAGCATGAGCACGGTGGTCATCGCCCATCTGGAATTAACTCTGGCAGTGCATCCAACGCTCAAGATCACGCCCGAGATAAAGCTAAAGAGTATGTTAGCGGACTGAATCCATTATTTAACGAGCGCTTTTTAAAGATTCTTGGTCCTGATATATCTAGTAATTTCTTGATCAGAAATAGAGGCTTAAATTCTGCCCCAGAAACCTATGTAGGCAACAAAGTTTGCTACGGCTGTAATGGCTCTGGTAATCAAAGTTGTTCTAGCTGTTATGGTTCTGGTAGTAATTCTTGTGGTGGTTGTAATGGCAGTGGTCGCGTCAGTGCTTCACGTTACGATAGCTATAATAATCGCACAGTGTATACCAGTGAGTCATGCTCATCCTGCTGGGGCAGCGGAAAAAAAACTTGTTACACCTGTAATGGTTCAGGTTCTGTCACCTGCGGAACGTGTAATGGTGGTGGTTACCTCTATTACAGTTACACCATTGATGGTGATGCCAAACGCAGTACTAAATGGGCTTATAACAGTAGTGATTACCACGAATGGACCTCTGATTTTGTCAAAAATAACGGTTTAGACTTAGTCTATAATTTAACAGAGATAACCGAAGTAGATGTTGAAGGTGCTCTTGATGGCTGTACCTTTATCTATGCTTTTACCGCTAAACTGCCAACGCTACAATTTACCGCGACGATTGATAAAGTTGACACTAAGATGTGCTTTGCGGGTAAAAAAGACACTACTCATAATGCTGGAGGAGTGTATGATCCTGCGGTATGGAGTGTGGCCCAGAAAATAGCTGGTGGCAGCCAATCAGCAGACAAAGTGGCATTAGCAACACCTGCGATAAAAAACATTATTGAAGCCAATGCTACCAACACACAAATTGCACTATTAGATGAAAACTGGGTATCGACTGATATTAAAGATGCCGTAATCTCTAATTATCACAACTTAGTGGCGCAATTAAAAAAACAAAGTGTGAAAGGTATTGCACCAAACATGTTGTTAAGTTTGATTAAGTACACTTATTTATTCTTTACATTAGGCATGCTTATCGCACTGTTATTTCCCTCATTTGCAGCGGATTCGGGTTCTCGTATGAGTGTTACTCAATTACCTGAATGGATGATGGCGTTATTGACCCTAAAATTTGGACTCTTTGGGCTACCTGTTTTGGCTAATTATGCCTTTGTACTTGGGCTACTGTGGTTAAGCTATAAAAGTGTGACTATCTTGTATTGGAAAAATATCAGTAAAGCTAAAATTTGGATATTAGCGATCAGTATCACACTATTATTACCACATATAGCTTTTACTCTTTATTACAACACGATGGAGCTACTAGAACATTCACCAGCCATAGCCAGCACACTTGTTTGTGGCTCGTTATTTGTTGGGGTTTACTTAGTTATCATCGCGATGAAATGGCCACAACAGTGGTATAAAAAACTGTTTGGCTTAATTGCTGGAATCGGTCTTTATGGTGCCTTACAATATGGTTTGTATTTAATCAACCCGACATATGGTTTTATCGCAAACCATGCTAATTACGCGAATGAAGTCGCTAAATTATTATCATCAGGCGTCGGTTTTATGGCAAATAATTTGTTTGAGTGGGGCTTGTTGTCAGTCTGCTGTACTTACTTCTTAACCCGTAGAAAGTTTTGGTTAAAAGCAAAGACGATAGTGGCTGATTACGATAGTCCTGTACTGTTAAAGTCAATGAATATGGATAAATAA
- a CDS encoding UPF0149 family protein, with protein MAIPPSLCIEKLKQALDYAEVGQHPVEVHGALVGLICGGVKQENLAWLKPLVELMNDGQPLEPNLQQLISELYQDTVTRLVDFEFGFTLLLPEEEASLSDRVEALALWTQSFLTGIAIIQPQLEKATPDVREVIKDLADIAQVEFDVGDDEESEVAYVELQEFVRMSAILCYSEFGLDMPLNDTNEHSTFH; from the coding sequence ATGGCAATCCCACCTTCGTTATGTATCGAAAAACTAAAACAGGCCTTAGATTACGCTGAAGTTGGCCAGCATCCAGTAGAAGTGCACGGTGCACTTGTTGGGCTTATTTGTGGTGGTGTAAAACAAGAAAATTTAGCGTGGTTAAAGCCGCTAGTTGAGTTAATGAATGACGGCCAACCGTTAGAACCCAATTTACAACAGCTGATCAGCGAGTTGTATCAAGACACAGTGACTCGTTTAGTCGATTTCGAATTTGGTTTTACCCTATTACTACCAGAAGAAGAAGCGTCTCTTAGTGATCGTGTAGAAGCCTTAGCCTTGTGGACTCAAAGCTTTTTAACGGGCATTGCTATTATTCAACCACAGCTAGAAAAAGCGACACCCGATGTGCGTGAAGTGATTAAAGATCTTGCCGATATTGCCCAGGTAGAATTTGATGTCGGTGATGACGAAGAATCAGAAGTTGCCTACGTTGAACTGCAAGAGTTTGTTAGAATGTCAGCTATTTTATGTTACTCAGAGTTTGGCTTAGACATGCCGTTAAATGACACCAACGAGCATTCAACTTTTCACTAA
- a CDS encoding O-acetylhomoserine aminocarboxypropyltransferase/cysteine synthase family protein, protein MKLESLALHFGYESEATTKAAAVPIYQTTSYTFDDTQHGADLFDLKVAGNIYTRIMNPTTSVLEQRLAAIEGGIGALAVASGMAAITYAIQALTQVGDNIVSTSQLYGGTYNLFAHTLPRQGVEVRMAAFDDFDGLDALIDDNTKALFCESIGNPAGNIVDLQRLADIAHKHGVPLIVDNTVATPVLCRAFDHGADIVIHSLTKYIGGHGTTIGGVIIDSGKFDWVANKKRFAILNEPDPSYHGVVYTDAFGPAAYIGRCRVVPLRNTGAALSPHSSFLLLQGLETLSLRMERHCSNALTLAEYLQQHPSISWVNYAALPNSPHHATCQKITGGKASGIISFGIKAANADAGKVAGGKFIDALQMVLRLVNIGDAKSLACHPASTTHRQLSGVELAKAGVSEDLVRISVGIEHIDDIIADVSQALDKAIV, encoded by the coding sequence ATGAAACTGGAATCACTGGCATTACATTTTGGCTACGAGTCAGAAGCAACTACCAAAGCTGCGGCTGTGCCGATTTACCAAACCACCTCCTACACCTTTGATGATACCCAGCACGGTGCCGACTTGTTCGACTTAAAAGTTGCTGGCAATATCTATACTCGTATTATGAACCCAACTACTAGCGTGCTTGAACAGCGTTTGGCGGCCATTGAAGGCGGCATAGGTGCGCTGGCTGTAGCATCAGGTATGGCGGCGATTACCTATGCGATTCAAGCGTTAACCCAAGTGGGCGACAACATTGTTAGCACCAGCCAATTGTATGGCGGTACTTATAACTTATTTGCCCACACTTTACCGCGCCAAGGTGTTGAAGTGCGCATGGCTGCGTTTGATGATTTCGATGGCCTCGATGCGTTAATTGACGACAACACCAAAGCACTATTTTGTGAATCAATTGGTAACCCAGCCGGTAATATTGTCGACCTACAGCGTTTGGCCGATATTGCCCACAAACATGGAGTGCCATTAATTGTCGATAATACCGTGGCGACACCGGTATTGTGCCGCGCGTTTGATCATGGTGCTGACATTGTTATCCATTCACTGACTAAATACATTGGCGGCCATGGCACCACCATTGGTGGGGTGATTATTGATTCGGGTAAATTTGATTGGGTGGCCAACAAAAAACGCTTTGCGATACTTAATGAGCCCGATCCGTCTTATCATGGCGTGGTATACACTGACGCCTTTGGCCCAGCAGCTTACATTGGCCGGTGCCGCGTAGTGCCGCTGCGCAATACTGGCGCCGCATTATCACCACACAGTTCATTTTTACTGCTGCAAGGCTTAGAAACCCTTAGCTTGCGCATGGAACGTCACTGCAGTAACGCGCTTACATTAGCCGAATATTTACAACAGCATCCTAGTATTAGTTGGGTTAATTACGCTGCACTACCCAATAGCCCACATCATGCTACTTGCCAAAAAATCACCGGCGGTAAAGCCTCGGGTATCATCAGTTTTGGCATTAAAGCCGCTAACGCTGATGCGGGTAAAGTCGCCGGTGGTAAGTTTATTGATGCATTACAAATGGTGCTGCGTTTAGTCAACATCGGCGATGCTAAATCTCTCGCTTGCCATCCTGCCAGCACCACTCATCGCCAACTTAGCGGTGTAGAACTAGCCAAAGCCGGTGTATCAGAAGACCTAGTGCGTATTTCGGTAGGTATTGAGCATATCGACGACATCATTGCTGATGTAAGCCAGGCACTTGATAAGGCGATTGTATAA
- the gcvT gene encoding glycine cleavage system aminomethyltransferase GcvT produces MASKTVLFNKHLQSNAKMVDFHGWEMPINYGSQIEEHHAVRQDAGMFDVSHMTVVDVTGSDACAFLRKLLANDVAKLTVPGKALYGGMLDETAGIIDDLITYYLTDTHYRVVVNSATRDKDLAWINKQAAVFDVVVTERPELAMIAVQGPNAKVKAAKVFNAEQNAAVEGMKPFFGVQSGSLFIATTGYTGEAGYEIIVPEAEAEALWQALLDAGVKPCGLGARDTLRLEAGMNLYGQDMDESINPLAANMGWTVAWEPSERDFIGREALSAIKAAGTSKLVGLVMEEKGVLRHDMAVFFTDADGVEHQGVITSGSFSPTLGYSIAMARVPNGIGATAEVEMRKKRVNVKVIAPSFVRNGKQAF; encoded by the coding sequence ATGGCTAGCAAAACTGTACTTTTTAACAAGCATTTACAATCAAACGCCAAAATGGTTGATTTCCATGGTTGGGAAATGCCGATTAACTACGGCTCTCAAATCGAAGAACACCACGCAGTGCGTCAAGATGCTGGCATGTTCGATGTGTCTCATATGACGGTAGTTGACGTCACCGGCAGTGATGCTTGTGCCTTTTTACGTAAGTTACTTGCTAACGATGTTGCCAAGCTTACCGTACCAGGTAAAGCCCTTTACGGCGGAATGCTAGACGAAACTGCTGGTATCATCGACGACCTTATTACCTACTATTTAACCGACACGCATTACCGCGTGGTGGTTAACTCCGCTACCCGCGACAAAGACCTAGCCTGGATCAACAAGCAAGCAGCTGTATTTGATGTAGTCGTTACCGAACGTCCAGAGCTGGCAATGATCGCGGTTCAAGGCCCTAACGCTAAAGTGAAAGCCGCTAAAGTATTCAATGCTGAGCAAAATGCCGCAGTTGAAGGCATGAAGCCATTCTTTGGTGTGCAATCAGGCAGCCTATTTATTGCCACCACAGGTTACACCGGTGAAGCAGGCTACGAAATTATCGTTCCAGAAGCAGAAGCCGAAGCATTATGGCAAGCACTATTAGATGCAGGCGTTAAGCCATGTGGTCTTGGTGCGCGTGATACCTTACGCTTAGAAGCTGGCATGAACTTATACGGTCAAGACATGGACGAGTCAATCAATCCATTAGCTGCCAACATGGGCTGGACTGTTGCATGGGAGCCTAGCGAACGTGACTTTATTGGCCGCGAAGCATTAAGCGCAATTAAAGCCGCTGGCACTTCAAAATTAGTCGGTTTGGTCATGGAAGAGAAGGGCGTTTTACGCCATGATATGGCGGTATTTTTTACCGACGCAGACGGTGTTGAACACCAAGGTGTGATCACCAGCGGATCGTTCTCGCCAACCTTAGGCTATTCAATCGCCATGGCCCGCGTACCCAACGGTATTGGTGCCACAGCTGAAGTTGAAATGCGTAAAAAGCGCGTTAACGTAAAAGTCATCGCCCCAAGTTTCGTACGCAATGGTAAACAAGCTTTTTAA
- a CDS encoding FAD-dependent oxidoreductase: MFSTQTYDVAIVGGGMVGLATAIGLANADLNVVVIDAGTTQAVSGEPKLRVSAINKASQQLLENLGAWQYLDNSRVSPYQKMSVWDKDGLGKIEFDAHSISEAYLGSIIENDAINYALAKRASEISNLTHLQGQRLERIAFGEREAWLTLANGDNVSAAVVVAADGANSWVRQQCSIPLTFWDYGHHAIVATVRTELAHDATARQAFLPGGPLAMLPLYDDHLCSIVWSVSPQQAEQLQALDDSEFSKALTAALDGRLGVCKVISERQSFPLRMRYARHFARHRLVLAGDAAHTIHPLAGQGVNLGFLDAASIIETFSQLHQQGKDLGEYSHLRALERWRKAEAMEMIATMEGFKRLFAGSNPLKKAMRDIGLTLVDNVAGLKTVFIKQAMGNKMTLPKLCREPI; the protein is encoded by the coding sequence ATGTTTTCAACTCAAACATATGATGTTGCTATTGTCGGCGGTGGTATGGTCGGGCTTGCAACCGCCATCGGTTTAGCCAATGCCGACCTGAATGTGGTAGTGATAGACGCAGGCACAACTCAAGCCGTCAGTGGTGAACCGAAATTACGTGTTAGCGCCATCAATAAAGCCAGCCAACAATTGCTGGAAAACCTTGGCGCATGGCAATACCTCGACAACAGCCGTGTTAGCCCTTACCAAAAAATGTCGGTGTGGGACAAAGACGGCCTTGGTAAAATTGAATTTGACGCCCACAGTATCAGCGAAGCCTATTTAGGCTCGATCATTGAAAATGATGCCATTAACTATGCACTTGCCAAGCGCGCTAGCGAAATAAGCAATTTAACCCATTTACAAGGCCAGCGTCTTGAACGTATTGCTTTTGGTGAACGCGAAGCGTGGTTGACCCTAGCCAATGGCGATAACGTCAGTGCCGCCGTGGTGGTTGCCGCCGACGGTGCTAACTCTTGGGTGCGCCAGCAATGCAGTATTCCGCTAACTTTTTGGGACTACGGCCACCATGCCATTGTCGCGACAGTGCGCACCGAACTCGCCCACGACGCCACCGCCAGACAAGCCTTTTTACCCGGTGGACCGTTAGCCATGTTGCCTTTGTATGATGACCATTTATGCTCAATTGTATGGTCAGTATCGCCCCAGCAAGCCGAGCAACTACAAGCCTTAGATGATAGTGAATTCAGTAAAGCATTAACTGCGGCCTTAGATGGCCGATTAGGTGTGTGTAAAGTGATTAGCGAACGGCAATCATTCCCGCTACGTATGCGTTATGCGCGCCACTTTGCCCGCCACCGATTAGTGCTCGCTGGTGACGCTGCCCACACCATTCATCCGCTAGCTGGCCAGGGGGTTAACCTAGGTTTTTTAGACGCCGCCAGTATTATCGAAACCTTTAGCCAATTACACCAGCAAGGTAAAGACTTAGGTGAATATAGTCATTTACGTGCCCTTGAACGTTGGCGTAAAGCCGAAGCCATGGAGATGATTGCCACCATGGAGGGCTTTAAAAGACTGTTTGCCGGCAGTAATCCGCTTAAAAAAGCCATGCGCGACATAGGCCTAACCCTCGTTGATAATGTCGCTGGGCTGAAAACAGTTTTCATTAAACAGGCAATGGGTAACAAAATGACATTACCTAAACTTTGTCGTGAGCCAATTTAA
- a CDS encoding glycerophosphodiester phosphodiesterase, whose product MTSRVGSRYFYSIILAVLLLTLTGCKSTPTPSPKPVNVTPAELSHLPTDATTQGLNIIDTQLSLGDRNLYLADNGNIKMLSTAQCQLDISAHRGDFRQPESSANAIVSALNDNFNSVEIDVMLLKDGTWVNHHDSQTGRATVYYTGERFKLNRMSFQAFSNLKLRDKQTNNLLDQRPIAAVEAFKTFAAYRHNNQQLNVEIKSDTNGQKLVELDNMLRKYIGLGGFYYSAADQEILYKLRGINPSVYLGFIQGGHPTSIEKLAADLRKGVKNDAYYLDNQQNLELAGRYGTKRYRSRYKDYTAKSSLTKLQKKLGSNSGLHLDIRSFMQHPRVSYRAHQLGMKIYTYSLNGTDYHQSQLLKLTTDQLPDGAIVDATPYKICQRLFNASAPQKRYHASSHVGRYITSLPQDADFDRFKEMLGYQTEGYYLSLTSGLKAIHSAAVNIVPNNIPTPLLEHGFPTITDEIIDNDTGETIILRLPSRQTN is encoded by the coding sequence ATGACAAGTCGTGTTGGCTCCCGCTATTTTTACAGCATCATTTTGGCTGTACTACTGCTTACTTTAACAGGCTGTAAATCTACCCCGACGCCTTCACCTAAGCCTGTTAATGTTACTCCCGCTGAGTTATCTCATTTACCAACTGATGCCACGACCCAAGGCTTGAATATTATTGATACTCAGCTGAGCCTAGGCGATCGTAATTTATATCTGGCCGACAATGGCAATATCAAAATGCTCTCGACCGCACAATGTCAGTTAGACATTTCGGCGCATCGTGGCGATTTTCGTCAGCCAGAAAGTAGCGCTAATGCTATTGTGTCAGCCTTAAACGATAATTTTAACAGTGTCGAAATTGATGTCATGCTACTCAAAGATGGTACTTGGGTTAACCATCACGATAGCCAGACCGGTCGCGCGACCGTGTATTACACTGGCGAACGCTTTAAACTAAATCGCATGAGTTTTCAGGCGTTCTCTAATCTGAAACTGCGCGATAAGCAAACTAACAATTTACTCGACCAACGCCCTATTGCCGCTGTTGAAGCCTTTAAAACCTTTGCCGCATATCGCCATAATAATCAACAACTCAATGTAGAGATAAAATCTGATACCAACGGCCAAAAACTCGTTGAGCTTGATAATATGCTCCGAAAATATATTGGCTTAGGAGGATTTTATTATTCAGCCGCGGACCAAGAAATACTCTATAAACTACGAGGCATTAATCCATCCGTTTATTTAGGCTTTATTCAAGGTGGACACCCTACCAGTATTGAAAAGTTAGCCGCAGATTTACGTAAAGGCGTTAAAAATGATGCCTATTACTTAGATAATCAACAAAATCTTGAACTTGCCGGGCGCTATGGCACTAAACGTTACCGCTCGCGCTATAAAGACTACACCGCAAAATCATCGTTAACTAAGTTACAAAAAAAACTAGGCAGCAACTCCGGTTTACACTTAGACATACGCAGTTTTATGCAACATCCCAGAGTGAGCTATCGTGCTCACCAACTCGGCATGAAGATATATACCTATTCACTTAATGGCACTGATTATCATCAATCACAATTACTTAAGTTAACAACGGATCAGCTACCTGATGGCGCCATTGTAGATGCCACACCTTACAAGATTTGCCAGCGCTTATTCAATGCTTCTGCACCTCAAAAACGTTATCACGCTTCGAGTCATGTGGGTCGTTATATTACCTCTTTACCGCAAGATGCTGACTTTGATCGCTTTAAAGAAATGTTGGGTTATCAAACTGAAGGTTATTACTTGTCATTAACCTCTGGGCTAAAAGCCATCCATAGCGCTGCAGTTAACATCGTACCTAACAATATACCTACCCCTTTGCTCGAACACGGTTTTCCTACCATTACCGATGAAATAATAGATAACGACACCGGTGAGACTATTATTTTAAGGTTACCAAGTCGACAGACTAATTAG
- a CDS encoding 5-formyltetrahydrofolate cyclo-ligase translates to MSITRFMANKDHRPVTSTSSARISYFATPTELGEPLFDSTDMSRDNIRRHVRQERNSLSTDEQNQLALIASRHMLAEIQAQSAQHVALYFTQDGELSTKKLIEALWDLDINLYLPCIHPFSKGHLLFVRYDRDSVMVNNKYGISEPQLNVQHIITVNNLDLIITPVVAFDEHGNRMGMGSGYYDRTLAQVINNKPLAVGFAHDCQQVSQVPTDFWDIPLPVVITPTRRLAI, encoded by the coding sequence ATGAGTATCACCCGTTTTATGGCTAACAAGGATCACCGTCCTGTTACGTCAACCTCTTCGGCGCGTATTAGCTACTTTGCCACGCCAACAGAGCTTGGAGAACCATTATTTGATAGTACAGACATGAGCCGCGATAATATTCGTCGCCATGTTAGACAAGAACGTAACAGCCTCTCAACTGATGAACAAAATCAATTAGCGTTAATTGCTAGCCGTCATATGCTCGCCGAAATTCAGGCGCAATCAGCTCAGCACGTTGCATTGTACTTTACCCAAGATGGTGAACTCTCCACCAAAAAACTGATTGAAGCATTATGGGATCTCGACATTAATCTCTATTTACCATGCATTCACCCGTTTAGTAAGGGCCATTTATTGTTTGTGCGTTATGACCGTGATTCAGTGATGGTTAACAACAAATATGGTATTAGCGAGCCGCAATTGAATGTGCAGCACATTATTACTGTCAATAATCTCGATTTGATTATCACGCCTGTGGTGGCATTTGATGAACACGGTAATCGCATGGGTATGGGCAGCGGTTATTACGATCGCACCTTGGCACAAGTGATCAATAACAAGCCATTAGCCGTTGGCTTTGCCCACGACTGCCAGCAAGTGAGCCAGGTACCAACCGATTTTTGGGATATTCCTTTGCCAGTGGTTATTACCCCAACCAGACGATTGGCTATTTAA
- a CDS encoding cell division protein ZapA encodes MSNSAVDITLLGRTYSIACPKGREDALRTVAREVENQLTTLKSRTNNLSREELAIMAALNIGNELFEEKQKNKQYMAQMDERISLLQSTLETSLVERSR; translated from the coding sequence ATGAGTAACAGTGCTGTTGATATTACCCTATTAGGGCGCACCTACTCTATCGCATGTCCAAAAGGACGCGAAGATGCATTGCGCACTGTAGCCAGAGAAGTTGAAAACCAACTTACAACGTTAAAGTCTCGTACTAATAATTTAAGCCGTGAGGAGCTTGCCATTATGGCCGCACTGAACATTGGCAATGAATTGTTTGAAGAAAAGCAAAAAAATAAACAGTATATGGCGCAAATGGATGAGCGTATTTCGTTACTACAGTCAACGTTGGAAACATCGCTGGTTGAACGAAGCCGCTAG
- the folM gene encoding dihydromonapterin reductase — MERTILITGVGKRIGYALAKYYLAQGHHVIGTYRTHYDSIEQLGKLGASLHSCDLTDPAAIDDLINYIIQHHDSLDTIIHNASDWLPDNSGLSPSDTMARMMQIHVSAPYQINLGLAPLLVNAAKTNDDSIGVSNIIHMTDYVAEKGSKKHIAYAASKAALHNMTLSFASLLAPHVKVNSIAPAMILFNQDDSEAYKAKALAKAILPKEAGNDEIIALIDYLHTSHYVTGRSYAVDGGRQLK; from the coding sequence ATGGAACGTACAATACTGATCACTGGCGTAGGTAAACGCATTGGCTATGCACTGGCTAAGTATTATTTGGCTCAAGGTCATCACGTTATTGGCACCTATAGAACTCATTACGACAGTATTGAACAGTTAGGAAAGCTGGGTGCGAGTTTGCATTCGTGCGATTTAACCGATCCAGCAGCCATTGATGACTTAATTAACTACATAATTCAACATCATGACAGCCTCGATACCATTATCCATAATGCATCCGACTGGTTACCCGACAACAGCGGCTTAAGCCCGAGTGACACTATGGCGCGAATGATGCAAATTCATGTTTCGGCGCCTTATCAAATCAACCTTGGTTTAGCGCCATTGTTGGTTAATGCCGCAAAAACCAATGACGACAGTATTGGGGTCAGCAATATTATTCACATGACCGACTATGTTGCCGAAAAGGGCAGTAAAAAGCACATTGCTTACGCTGCCAGTAAAGCGGCACTGCACAACATGACCTTATCATTTGCCAGCTTATTAGCGCCGCACGTTAAAGTAAACTCGATTGCACCTGCAATGATTTTATTTAATCAAGATGACAGCGAGGCATACAAAGCCAAAGCACTAGCTAAAGCGATATTGCCCAAAGAAGCGGGGAATGACGAAATCATCGCCTTAATCGATTATCTGCATACGAGTCATTATGTTACCGGTCGCAGCTATGCGGTTGATGGCGGCAGACAATTAAAATAG
- the ubiH gene encoding 2-octaprenyl-6-methoxyphenyl hydroxylase has translation MTTANTATKPLAVDIAIVGGAMAGATLALGLAKLSATLSPATLSRPLRIALIEAHVSNNNHPGFDARSIAIAHGSIFELNRLGIWLKLQHLGTAIENIHVSDRGHFGMTELNAKPLGLDALGQVVELAQVGKVLFEQLAKSSVEVFCPAKVTDLQAQQDGHLLSLDNGTQLHCQLLVAADGANSVVRQHLGQPTEQIDFNQTAIVANVSTDQPHQHWAYERFTQTGPLALLPMRSASTSSAANATKSSSASVQSRFSVVWALPPAQAEQLKHADKAEFLAALQQAFGHRVGNFVDVGQRVSYPLTLSYMPRPIYHRCIFIGNAAQTLHPIAGQGFNLGLRDVVGLLNVLEQAFSTYQLANTSTKVDVGSSAIVHQYLAARQADRDNTLRNIEFLVRGFSNQYWPMVAGRNLGLRLLSWLPPLKRPVAQTAMGWR, from the coding sequence ATGACCACAGCAAACACAGCCACCAAACCTCTTGCCGTTGATATTGCCATAGTCGGTGGCGCCATGGCAGGTGCCACGCTAGCCCTAGGGCTAGCTAAGTTATCTGCTACGTTATCACCCGCCACTTTGTCGCGTCCGCTGCGCATTGCCTTAATCGAAGCCCACGTTAGCAACAATAATCACCCCGGTTTTGATGCTCGCTCCATTGCTATTGCGCACGGTTCTATTTTTGAACTCAACCGTTTAGGTATTTGGCTTAAGTTGCAGCACCTTGGCACTGCTATCGAAAATATTCATGTTTCAGATCGCGGCCACTTTGGCATGACCGAACTTAATGCTAAACCATTGGGTTTAGATGCATTAGGGCAGGTGGTTGAGCTAGCTCAAGTGGGCAAAGTGTTGTTTGAACAACTGGCTAAATCATCTGTTGAGGTGTTTTGCCCCGCCAAAGTTACCGATTTACAAGCTCAACAAGACGGCCACTTACTCAGCTTAGATAATGGCACGCAATTGCATTGCCAATTATTGGTTGCTGCCGATGGCGCTAATTCAGTGGTGCGCCAACATCTTGGCCAACCTACTGAACAAATCGATTTTAACCAAACGGCTATCGTTGCCAATGTCAGTACCGATCAGCCGCATCAACATTGGGCTTATGAGCGCTTTACCCAAACGGGCCCATTAGCACTTTTGCCTATGAGATCAGCGTCTACGTCATCAGCAGCAAACGCCACTAAGTCATCTAGCGCTTCAGTTCAGTCGCGTTTTTCCGTGGTGTGGGCATTGCCGCCAGCACAAGCTGAGCAATTAAAACATGCCGATAAAGCTGAGTTTTTAGCGGCATTGCAACAAGCCTTTGGTCACCGTGTTGGCAACTTTGTTGATGTCGGCCAGCGGGTCAGTTATCCATTAACATTATCGTATATGCCCAGACCGATTTATCATCGCTGCATATTTATCGGTAACGCGGCGCAAACCCTCCATCCCATAGCGGGACAAGGTTTTAATCTTGGTCTGCGTGATGTAGTGGGCTTACTTAATGTACTTGAACAGGCTTTTAGTACGTATCAATTAGCCAACACCTCAACCAAGGTTGATGTCGGCAGTAGTGCTATCGTGCATCAGTATTTAGCTGCTCGCCAGGCCGACCGCGACAACACACTGCGTAATATCGAATTTTTAGTGCGGGGCTTTTCTAATCAATATTGGCCGATGGTCGCGGGCCGCAATCTTGGTTTACGTTTATTGTCTTGGTTACCGCCGTTAAAACGCCCAGTGGCACAAACGGCTATGGGCTGGCGTTAA